Proteins encoded together in one Coffea arabica cultivar ET-39 chromosome 2c, Coffea Arabica ET-39 HiFi, whole genome shotgun sequence window:
- the LOC140035364 gene encoding uncharacterized protein, producing the protein MRMHLLVNRVHALQESSVLSLGKMHQYEYRIGQPWTSQPRRIFMNVQWTHLIWTGQSRMFKMLLRINLDDCMEILGTNVINTTKSMGGGANGRANPPVHFLERRDDWVWICDNIFDNEDWKTRSRTNALNRANLEYVHKLGSKSFLQKRHEMTNPETNEKPSLIDLFDIAYRNRKGWSSHLAEERHQEMINLKNQLISENEPPKSEVEIIEQVCQKKSGYICGKPRGVRPPSRRQYSRGTNGSNDRQMESIVAEQKSQLEAAHSKIEEQQAQLQHLQESIDWLMAEVKNRTVANANS; encoded by the exons ATGAGAATGCACCTGTTGGTGAATAGAGTGCATGCTTTGCAAGAGAGCTCGGTCTTATCCTTAGGCAAGATGCACCAGTACGAGTACAGAATTGGACAGCCATGGACAAGTCAGCCAAGGAGGATCTTTATGAACGTGCAGTG GACACATTTAATTTGGACTGGACAAAGCCGCATGTTCAAGATGCTGTTAAGAATCAATTTGGACGACTGTATGGAAATTTTAGGAACAAATGTCATCAACACTACAAAAAGTATGGGGGGAGGTGCAAATGGAAGGGCCAATCCTCCTGTCCACTTTCTTGAGAGAAGGGATGATTGGGTTTGGATCTGTGACAATATCTTTGACAATGAGGATTGGAAG ACTCGTTCAAGAACTAATGCACTAAATCGTGCAAATCTGGAGTATGTGCACAAGCTGGGATCTAAGTCTTTTCTACAAAAACGTCATGAAATG ACCAATCCAGAGACAAATGAGAAACCCAGTCTTATTGATTTGTTTGATATCGCATACAGAAATAGAAAAGGATGGTCCTCTCATCTTGCTGAAGAAAGGCAT CAAGAAATgattaatttgaaaaatcaaCTTATTTCTGAAAATGAGCCGCCAAAGTCTGAGGTTGAGATAATTGAACAAGTTTGTCAAAAAAAGTCAGGTTATATCTGTGGGAAACCTCGTGGAGTTAGACCACCATCTCGAAGGCAATATAGTAGGGGAACCAATGGCAGCAATGATAGACAAATGGAGAGCATCGTTGCTGAGCAAAAGTCACAACTGGAGGCTGCACATTCTAAAATTGAGGAACAACAAGCTCAACTTCAGCACCTACAAGAGTCAATAGATTGGTTGATGGCAGAAGTGAAAAACAGGACTGTAGCTAATGCCAATAGCTAA